TCGATTTTAGCCCCCGTTAAGAAGGTGAACATCATTCACTAAAAGATACCCTGACACAGTAAGACAGAACAATGTAATATCAAAGCCTTTCGGTTAATCCACAATCCAGCCAGAGACAGGTTACTGAAAGGGAGACAACAGCAGCGTGATTTGGCCCATGGCACTCCAGTTCTGGCGCTGGCACAGGCAGACCAGATGGCTCTACTTTCTGCGAGAACCCATTTAACCCTCACGTACTGAAAGGCACGCCCGTGGCCCCATCCGTCACAGCTTCTCCACCCAGAAACACAGACCTGAACGTGTGCTTAACACAGACGTTAACGTCACATTAACGAGGGTCAGATTTGGCTGACTTGCAGACCTCACCTCAAAAGACTGACCTGACCCCAGCCCTTTTGTtaccaccaaaacaaaaaagaaaagaccccCCACAATTGTGGTGTGTGCCATCTTGAAACAGAAGAAATCTCTTCCATTAACTGTTTGTTTGGGAGGaataaaagtgtattttatttgtataccCTAATAAAGGTAACAAATCTTAATCATCTTTCACTATATTTAGAGGAAAACCTCAACAAACTCTAAATGGGCCTCCAAAAACATTATCATCTATTCCCTGCTTACGGCAAGTTTAAATCATAGAAAAGTATTGTGATttattcttattaaaatgcaaCATTAAAGTggtacaaaataagaaaatagcaaCAATCACAACATATTACACTGCACTAATACAACGCATGTTAatgcaataattattttaatttttggatgCCTTTCTAGCCCTTTTCtgcatgaatatatattttacaaagttgTAATTGTGGCATATTTAACATTTCATATTGTACTTTTTTTGcttaacaatattttcttttttttttttttgagacggagtcttgctctgttgcctgggctggagtgcagtggccagatctcagctcactgcaagctccacctcccgggtccacgccattctcctgcctcagcctccggagtagctgggactacaggcgcccgccacctcgcctggctagtttttttgtatttttagtagagacggggtttcactgtgttagccaggatggtctcgatatcctgacctcgtgatctgcccgtctcggcctcccaaagtgctgggattacaggcttgagccaccgcgcccggccttgcttaacaatattttctatatatttctagCCCTTGTCTTCATAAGAGGTTtcagaattataattttaatggCTGCCTAGTAACCCATTAACCTTTCACAAGGGGGCTGTAAAGGTCAACTCTGTGCAGGAAGACATGAGCTCTCTCGCTTTGAGACTGTGTATGAGGTCCTAGTTTGCTGCCTGGAAGGCTGCCTTCAGACTCAAACACTCTGATGACATCGTAGGTAGCCTTGGTCCAGTGAGCACCTGTACCCGGCAGCACCCCAacatgggtggggtgggggggaattGTGTGTGTGAACTAAGGAAGGCAcagtcctgccctcaaggaactgtAAGAGGCTCTTTGGAAATTAAGTGATTtggctgggcagtggctcacgcctgtaatcccagcacttagggaggctgaggtgggcagatcatgaggtcagatcgagatcatcctggttaacacagtgaaactcttcATGAGGTCAGAttgagatcattctggctaacacagtgaaactctgtctctactaaaaaatacaaaaaaattagccagacgtggtggcggatgccagtagtcccagctacttgggaggctgaggcaggagaatcgcttgaacccaggaggtggaggttgcagtgagccgagatcatgctgctgcactccagtctgggtgacagagcgagactccgtctcgaaaaaagaaaaaaaaaaagacattaagtgatttgtacctttttttcttttttttttttttttttttaaatgagacagggtctcactgtgtcacccaggctggagtgcaatggcaggatcaagattcACTGCAGCACCGACctccttgggttcaagtgatcctcccacttcaacatcctgagtagctgggacgacagacatgtgccaccatacctggccaatttttgtattttttgtagagatggggttttgtcatgttgcttggactcaagcaatctgccccctcagtctcccaaagtgctaggattactggcgtgagctgTCACGCCTGGCTCtgatttgtacttttttaaaaaggtataaaagATTGTTATACCTTTTTAAAGTCAATTTATGGCATTGAAAGTCTGATACATAAGAGTCTACTAAGGATGCAGGTATCTGTGTATCTCATTGCAGCCAGGACAAGTTAAAGGCTAAAAAGCTGAAGAGCAGCAGATTTCAAAACTATAAACTTACACAGAACAACCTCCAAAAGAAGTGAGCAACTGGGGTGCAGAGCAACACACTGAGGAGGCTGCTGTTTGCACAGAAAGTAGGGAACTAGTTGTAGCGGTAATTGCTAATGTATGCCTAGAATGTAAATAGAGGGCATGAAGTCGTGGGTGCCGGGCCTAGGAGGGAGATCTTCTCACTGTCCACATGTGGTACGTTTTGAACACATCACGTGTTCACTTATTCCCAGTTCCAAAAAGGGGAGCAGTGGAAACTAGACCTCTGTAACACAGAATTAGCTCAAGAGAAAATATCTTACCTGCAAGAACTCTTCTCACAGAATGAAACATGGAGGTAAACACGGAGTCCTTTTTGGGATGGAGTTCTGGGGCCAAAAAGAACAGAGTCAAAAACTGCAAGGCTGCCCGAAAAGACTGATCATGTCCCACAAGAGCTGGCAACTCCAACAGTATCTGAGAGTAAACACCCTGGTAGAGGGCAGCGTGGGAGAGCAGCGTCCTGTCGGTTACTTGAGAAATGTTGGCTCCTCCATCCCTGCAGTACTGACCCAGGTCGGCTTCCAAGAGCGTGCTGACGGATGAGATGAGGACGGAGGGAAGGTGCCAGCCCTGGGCCCCTCGCACTGAGCAGAGCTGCAGCACAGCTCCCGTCTGCAGCACAGCCTGCTGCAGCAGCTCAGACAGTGCTGCTGGGGCCTCCTGGCCCAGCTTCTGCTCTTTGAGGAAAGGTCCCAGGACATGGCACAACCTGGTTAAAGACACCAGAAGGAGCTGCCTGCCCTGGGGGTTCTGATTTTCCAATTGTTTGTCAGAAGCTGCTTCCATGTATGATTTGGAACTAGAGAGGAATGTggtgatttttctaaaattgagCAACAAGCTCAGCTTCATTTGGATGAGCATCTGCATTAGCTCCTCTAAGAATGTACCTATCACTTGGAGGAATTCCAGCCAAGTGGGATCATCCATCTCAATAGGGAACCTACCACTAGCTCTGAACAATGAGGTCAGTATGATCTCAAAAATATCACTACCATACATGATCTTGAACACAGAGCGAGCACTTTTCCCCTTTTGCAGGTAACCAAGAAGCTGGTAGCAAGTCATCAAGAACTTGAGAGCCAGTGAGGAGGAGCAAGAGCATCCTAGTCTGGTGATGGCCATGGAcagtaacagaagaaaataatgcaCATGATAGGGTGGTAAGAGGCTGTCCAGCTGTAAAGCAGAAATCACTTCCAAAAGCCCCAGGATGCTTTCCAACTGCTCTCCCTCCAGCTGGATGGGGAAGTTACTCTTGACCAGGGATAGTAAGTTCTTGGCAATTTCTCCTCTAGGTTCTATACCTTCGGGTCCAGCTTTTGCAAATCTGTTTTCCCAATGACCCACAACCATGTGGTCCTTTTCAAAAAGCCAAGGAAGCTGCTGACTGACAAGACCTGAGTCACGCTGGGCACCAGAACACAGAATGCTGGAGCATCTTGCAGTTACGCACATTAAGAAAGCAGAATGAAGGGACTGCATCTCTGGAAAGAGAGGGCTATGAAGGATGGCTTTGGATATTTTTTCCAGTGTGACGTATGCCTCTTCCTCTATTGAGCCTTCCTGGGCTTTGCCCATTGGTAAAGTTCTCAGCAGGACACTGGCCAGGTATCTCACATCATCTGGACACAGATAGGATATCAGAATGGTGAGATTTGACACAATCAAGTGCCAGTGTGCTACAGGGTATGTGAGTCCACTCACTGTCCCAACTTGGCCATCCCAGGAAGCCATCGTTCTCTGATTCAAGCTTTTTCTGCTGGAACCAATAATAAAGGCAGCATCACACCTCAAACTTTGGAGGGCTTCTTCAGACCAGAAACCAGTTTGCATTAAAGTCCTTCTCATTTTCTGCAGGTAAAGCTGTTCCAAGCAGTATCTACCAAGAGAACTGAACTGGGCTGTAAACTTCTCTATCTTCTTCCAATGCTGTGTTTCTACACCTGGGAGCAATGAAGGGAGGTTCGAGATCTCCACAGCAATACCTGTAAGGGTCCCAGACACAGAGTGATACTGGCTACAGTTCAAACTTAACATAGCGTCCACTTGGGCCCAGGTGTAAGCGAGCAAGAGTGCAGAGTCACTGACCTTCTGCAGCCACAGCTCTGGCTCTGGGCCTGGGGAGTCCAGGAGAAGGGCCAGCAGGGGCTGCACCAGTTCCCTCAGCATCCTCTCCATCATACACTGCGTCCGTCTGATGATGGGCAGGGGGGTGCTGCTGTCCAGGCTCCTCATGTTGAACATGATGCAGTGCAGCAGCGAGCTCAGTGACAGTGACTTCAGGGCCATGTCAGCATCGCTCTGCAAATAGGGCAAGACTAAAGACTGGAACTTCTCCAGCACAAGGGACCACGTGTCCAGGATCTGACTCGGAGGCAGCTCTAGGAGGCATGCAGACAGTACCGTGGAGGGGCCCGAGGCCAGCACAGGCTGCCTCAGTGTCTCAGCAGCTGGACGACAGATCACCCCCAAAACCTCTTCAAACAACCGTGGCACTTGTCGGAGTTTGGCATAAGTCTGGAAGACAGTATGAATAAGCAtctcctgggcttttttggttcgAAACTCTGTTACTTCTGCATCGATCCATGCCGAAGCCAGCAGGTCATCCAGGTCTGGCTCCAAAATCAAATGATTCAGAGAGATCAAAGTCTTCAGGCAGCGGAACCAGGCTGGTATGGGTGCTTGCGCATGGTTTATCAGCAGCTCAGCCACATGCCGGTAAAAGCGAAACTGAGCCTCTTCGTGCCGAATCCTGTCAGCAGCGATGTTGTAGATATTGTTGTTGGCCACTGAGTTTAGTAGCTGCTCCACAACCAAAAGCTCTGTGGTCCAGTCTGATGTGGACAGGGCTTTGCTCTGCTCCTCCTGCAGGTGTGAAATCTTCAAGCAGCCAAACAGCCTGGGGAGAACCTGGAAGCAAAGAAGCTGGTTTCCCTCCTTGAAGTAAGACTCTAGAAAGAGCTTATACAACAAGGCCACTGAATTGGCCACAACAGAGGTATGAAGGGATGCTGCACAGTAGCCAGCACTGACCAGACTGGTGAGCACGGTGTCGATGGGAGCCAGAAGGTTCTTCATGGCTCCTGCTTTCACATCCCCTTGCTGCTGGTCCAAGAGCTCCTCCTTGTAGGATGACAGCAGCTCAGGCTGAAAAATTCCTCCTCGGAACACGGCCTCAATCTGACTTCTGATGTTCCGGCTCAGCACCTGCCTCAGCTGGCCCTCACCAGCCTGCGTCCATGTGCCCCCGGAGAGTAAGTGCCTCAGGACCAGGCATGGCTGGAGCAGGTGAGCAGTCACATCCCCAAAGGCACGTCTTGGGTTGACCTGCTGCTGCAGGATCAAGAGATAATGGCCAAGGGCCAGGTGAATGACCTCAAACAACTGGGCTACCACGGCTCCTTCTGGCTGCCTGCAGGCCGACCAGCAAAGCTGGCTCAGCAAGGCCACCATCAGCTCCTGTTTGGCTGTGTAGATGACAGCAAGGGCAGGTGTTGACAGGATGCCCTGGCAGCATCGAAGGACAGCACAGATGTTTCTTTGGGAACCCCGAAGAGAGAACTCAgctattctttcatttatgatctgaacattaagaaagaaagaaaaattcgtTACTGACCTTAAACCCATATACACAAgaaaagtatcaaaaaaaaaaaaaaaaaaaaatcaacaaactcaCCCCTTACCCTCATCTTGGTAAGAAAGAAATGCCCAGATTACCGTATTTCAATGAACTTGACATAAGCTTAGTGCATCAAAACAAGGCAAAGCACCTGTTTCAATTCCTCCACACATCCATCTTCCACCAATGCAAATCTAGAAAAGGATCCGTGCCTTTGTAAATTTGTTGTCCCTTTTTTTAAAGCTGGGTTTTAAAGGGCTTAAatgccaaatatcactttccctTAAACCCTAAACCTGCAACTGAGCTTAGATGTTACCAGGCAGAAGGAAAGTAGCACTTAAATTATGACCTTGTGGT
The genomic region above belongs to Piliocolobus tephrosceles isolate RC106 chromosome 1, ASM277652v3, whole genome shotgun sequence and contains:
- the URB2 gene encoding unhealthy ribosome biogenesis protein 2 homolog isoform X1; translation: MAAVYSGISLKLKSKTTSWEDKLKLAHFAWISHQCFLPNKEQVLLDWARQSLVAFYKKKLELKEDIVERLWSYIDNILHSRKLQNLLKNGKTINLQISLVKIINERIAEFSLRGSQRNICAVLRCCQGILSTPALAVIYTAKQELMVALLSQLCWSACRQPEGAVVAQLFEVIHLALGHYLLILQQQVNPRRAFGDVTAHLLQPCLVLRHLLSGGTWTQAGEGQLRQVLSRNIRSQIEAVFRGGIFQPELLSSYKEELLDQQQGDVKAGAMKNLLAPIDTVLTSLVSAGYCAASLHTSVVANSVALLYKLFLESYFKEGNQLLCFQVLPRLFGCLKISHLQEEQSKALSTSDWTTELLVVEQLLNSVANNNIYNIAADRIRHEEAQFRFYRHVAELLINHAQAPIPAWFRCLKTLISLNHLILEPDLDDLLASAWIDAEVTEFRTKKAQEMLIHTVFQTYAKLRQVPRLFEEVLGVICRPAAETLRQPVLASGPSTVLSACLLELPPSQILDTWSLVLEKFQSLVLPYLQSDADMALKSLSLSSLLHCIMFNMRSLDSSTPLPIIRRTQCMMERMLRELVQPLLALLLDSPGPEPELWLQKVSDSALLLAYTWAQVDAMLSLNCSQYHSVSGTLTGIAVEISNLPSLLPGVETQHWKKIEKFTAQFSSLGRYCLEQLYLQKMRRTLMQTGFWSEEALQSLRCDAAFIIGSSRKSLNQRTMASWDGQVGTVSGLTYPVAHWHLIVSNLTILISYLCPDDVRYLASVLLRTLPMGKAQEGSIEEEAYVTLEKISKAILHSPLFPEMQSLHSAFLMCVTARCSSILCSGAQRDSGLVSQQLPWLFEKDHMVVGHWENRFAKAGPEGIEPRGEIAKNLLSLVKSNFPIQLEGEQLESILGLLEVISALQLDSLLPPYHVHYFLLLLSMAITRLGCSCSSSLALKFLMTCYQLLGYLQKGKSARSVFKIMYGSDIFEIILTSLFRASGRFPIEMDDPTWLEFLQVIGTFLEELMQMLIQMKLSLLLNFRKITTFLSSSKSYMEAASDKQLENQNPQGRQLLLVSLTRLCHVLGPFLKEQKLGQEAPAALSELLQQAVLQTGAVLQLCSVRGAQGWHLPSVLISSVSTLLEADLGQYCRDGGANISQVTDRTLLSHAALYQGVYSQILLELPALVGHDQSFRAALQFLTLFFLAPELHPKKDSVFTSMFHSVRRVLADTEIPVRVTQDIEPHLGALFTQMLEVGTTEDLRLVMQCILQGLDVSNMWKADVQAVVSAITLLRLLLNCSLSGEKASLLWRACPQIVTALTLLNREACQEQPVSLTVVGPVLDVLAALLRQGEEAIGNPHHVSLAFSILLTVPLDHLKPLEYGSVFLRLHNVLFSILQCHPKVMLKAIPSFLNSFNRLVFSVMREGRQKDKGSTDDLPTVLKCARLVERMYSHIAARAEEFTVFSPFMVAQYVLEAQKVTLYPAVKSLLQEGIYLILDLCIEPDIQFLRASLQPGMRDIFKELYNDYLKYHKAKHEGEKRYTA
- the URB2 gene encoding unhealthy ribosome biogenesis protein 2 homolog isoform X3 codes for the protein MAAVYSGISLKLKSKTTSWEDKLKLAHFAWISHQCFLPNKEQVLLDWARQSLVAFYKKKLELKEDIVERLWSYIDNILHSRKLQNLLKNGKTINLQISLVKIINERIAEFSLRGSQRNICAVLRCCQGILSTPALAVIYTAKQELMVALLSQLCWSACRQPEGAVVAQLFEVIHLALGHYLLILQQQVNPRRAFGDVTAHLLQPCLVLRHLLSGGTWTQAGEGQLRQVLSRNIRSQIEAVFRGGIFQPELLSSYKEELLDQQQGDVKAGAMKNLLAPIDTVLTSLVLPRLFGCLKISHLQEEQSKALSTSDWTTELLVVEQLLNSVANNNIYNIAADRIRHEEAQFRFYRHVAELLINHAQAPIPAWFRCLKTLISLNHLILEPDLDDLLASAWIDAEVTEFRTKKAQEMLIHTVFQTYAKLRQVPRLFEEVLGVICRPAAETLRQPVLASGPSTVLSACLLELPPSQILDTWSLVLEKFQSLVLPYLQSDADMALKSLSLSSLLHCIMFNMRSLDSSTPLPIIRRTQCMMERMLRELVQPLLALLLDSPGPEPELWLQKVSDSALLLAYTWAQVDAMLSLNCSQYHSVSGTLTGIAVEISNLPSLLPGVETQHWKKIEKFTAQFSSLGRYCLEQLYLQKMRRTLMQTGFWSEEALQSLRCDAAFIIGSSRKSLNQRTMASWDGQVGTVSGLTYPVAHWHLIVSNLTILISYLCPDDVRYLASVLLRTLPMGKAQEGSIEEEAYVTLEKISKAILHSPLFPEMQSLHSAFLMCVTARCSSILCSGAQRDSGLVSQQLPWLFEKDHMVVGHWENRFAKAGPEGIEPRGEIAKNLLSLVKSNFPIQLEGEQLESILGLLEVISALQLDSLLPPYHVHYFLLLLSMAITRLGCSCSSSLALKFLMTCYQLLGYLQKGKSARSVFKIMYGSDIFEIILTSLFRASGRFPIEMDDPTWLEFLQVIGTFLEELMQMLIQMKLSLLLNFRKITTFLSSSKSYMEAASDKQLENQNPQGRQLLLVSLTRLCHVLGPFLKEQKLGQEAPAALSELLQQAVLQTGAVLQLCSVRGAQGWHLPSVLISSVSTLLEADLGQYCRDGGANISQVTDRTLLSHAALYQGVYSQILLELPALVGHDQSFRAALQFLTLFFLAPELHPKKDSVFTSMFHSVRRVLADTEIPVRVTQDIEPHLGALFTQMLEVGTTEDLRLVMQCILQGLDVSNMWKADVQAVVSAITLLRLLLNCSLSGEKASLLWRACPQIVTALTLLNREACQEQPVSLTVVGPVLDVLAALLRQGEEAIGNPHHVSLAFSILLTVPLDHLKPLEYGSVFLRLHNVLFSILQCHPKVMLKAIPSFLNSFNRLVFSVMREGRQKDKGSTDDLPTVLKCARLVERMYSHIAARAEEFTVFSPFMVAQYVLEAQKVTLYPAVKSLLQEGIYLILDLCIEPDIQFLRASLQPGMRDIFKELYNDYLKYHKAKHEGEKRYTA
- the URB2 gene encoding unhealthy ribosome biogenesis protein 2 homolog isoform X2; amino-acid sequence: MAAVYSGISLKLKSKTTSWEDKLKLAHFAWISHQCFLPNKEQVLLDWARQSLVAFYKKKLELKEDIVERLWSYIDNILHSRKLQNLLKNGKTINLQISLVKIINERIAEFSLRGSQRNICAVLRCCQGILSTPALAVIYTAKQELMVALLSQLCWSACRQPEGAVVAQLFEVIHLALGHYLLILQQQVNPRRAFGDVTAHLLQPCLVLRHLLSGGTWTQAGEGQLRQVLSRNIRSQIEAVFRGGIFQPELLSSYKEELLDQQQGDVKAGAMKNLLAPIDTVLTSLVSAGYCAASLHTSVVANSVALLYKLFLESYFKEGNQLLCFQVLPRLFGCLKISHLQEEQSKALSTSDWTTELLVVEQLLNSVANNNIYNIAADRIRHEEAQFRFYRHVAELLINHAQAPIPAWFRCLKTLISLNHLILEPDLDDLLASAWIDAEVTEFRTKKAQEMLIHTVFQTYAKLRQVPRLFEEVLGVICRPAAETLRQPVLASGPSTVLSACLLELPPSQILDTWSLVLEKFQSLVLPYLQSDADMALKSLSLSSLLHCIMFNMRSLDSSTPLPIIRRTQCMMERMLRELVQPLLALLLDSPGPEPELWLQKVSDSALLLAYTWAQVDAMLSLNCSQYHSVSGTLTGIAVEISNLPSLLPGVETQHWKKIEKFTAQFSSLGRYCLEQLYLQKMRRTLMQTGFWSEEALQSLRCDAAFIIGSSRKSLNQRTMASWDGQVGTVSGLTYPVAHWHLIVSNLTILISYLCPDDVRYLASVLLRTLPMGKAQEGSIEEEAYVTLEKISKAILHSPLFPEMQSLHSAFLMCVTARCSSILCSGAQRDSGLVSQQLPWLFEKDHMVVGHWENRFAKAGPEGIEPRGEIAKNLLSLVKSNFPIQLEGEQLESILGLLEVISALQLDSLLPPYHVHYFLLLLSMAITRLGCSCSSSLALKFLMTCYQLLGYLQKGKSARSVFKIMYGSDIFEIILTSLFRASGRFPIEMDDPTWLEFLQVIGTFLEELMQMLIQMKLSLLLNFRKITTFLSSSKSYMEAASDKQLENQNPQGRQLLLVSLTRLCHVLGPFLKEQKLGQEAPAALSELLQQAVLQTGAVLQLCSVRGAQGWHLPSVLISSVSTLLEADLGQYCRDGGANISQVTDRTLLSHAALYQGVYSQILLELPALVGHDQSFRAALQFLTLFFLAPELHPKKDSVFTSMFHSVRRVLADTEIPVRVTQDIEPHLGALFTQMLEVGTTEDLRLVMQCILQGLDVSNMWKADVQLLNREACQEQPVSLTVVGPVLDVLAALLRQGEEAIGNPHHVSLAFSILLTVPLDHLKPLEYGSVFLRLHNVLFSILQCHPKVMLKAIPSFLNSFNRLVFSVMREGRQKDKGSTDDLPTVLKCARLVERMYSHIAARAEEFTVFSPFMVAQYVLEAQKVTLYPAVKSLLQEGIYLILDLCIEPDIQFLRASLQPGMRDIFKELYNDYLKYHKAKHEGEKRYTA